GATGGTGCCAATGATCGAGGCATAGGTGGATGGTCGTCCAATGCCTTCTTTTTCCAACATTTTCACCAACGACGCCTCGCTAAATCGAGCGGGCGGCTGGGTTTGATGTCCCAAGGCATCCACATCTTTTGGCTGAGGCTTATCCCCGATCGCGAGGGACGGCAGCAACACCTCTTGCCCTTCTAAAGCGGCGTCGGGATCATCACTTCCCTCGACATAAGCCCGGAAAAACCCAGGAAAATCGATGCGCTTGCCATTGGCTCGGAAACTCGCGTCAGCTGAGCTCAAATCCACTGAGAGCATCGTGAGCCTCGCCTCAGCCATCTGACTGGCGACGGTTCGCTTCCAAATCAACTCATACAACGCCAGATCACGACCATCGAGACCGGTGTCTCCAGGGGTACGAAAGCTTTCTCCCGCAGGACGAATCGCCTCATGTGCTTCTTGGGCATTGCGTGCCTTCGTGCTGAATTGACGTGGTCCGGGGCTCAAATAATCCTTGCCATAAAGGCTTTGGACGCAGCTCCTTGATGCACTAATGGCCTGGTCGGAGAGATGAACGGAATCCGTCCGCATGTAGGTGATGAAGCCGCGCTCATACAGGCCTTGAGCGCAACGCATGGTTTCCCGAGCCGAGAGGCGCAACTTGCGGTTGGACTCCTGCTGAAGCGTGCTGGTCGTGAAAGGAGGAACCGGCTTGCGCACGGTCGGCTTTTCTTCCACCGCATCCACCGTCCAAGGACTCTGCTGAACTTTGTCGGCCAAAGCCCTGGCCTCACTTTCCTGAAGCAATTGCACATTGGCTCCAGATTTCAAGCCGCCGGTGCTCTCGTCAAAGTCACTACCGCTGGCAATCCGCCGTCCAGCAACGTGGGTGAGCTTCGCTTCAAATCCCCGACCACCCTGCTCCAACTTGGCTTTTAGATCCCAATAGCTGCCACTGCAGAAAGCCCGTCGAGCCCGTTCACGCTGCACGAGAAGACGCACCGAAACGGATTGAACCCGTCCGGCAGAGAGGCCCCAGGCCACTTTTTTCCAAAGCAGCGGTGACAGCGTGTAACCGACGAGGCGGTCGAGAATCCGACGGGTTTCCTGAGCGTGCACCAGCTCCATGTCGAGGTCCCTGGTCTGATCCAGCGCCTTGCCAATGGCCTCTTTGGTGATCTCGTGAAACACCATGCGCTTCACGGGCACCTTGGGGGCCAAAAGCTGAAGCAGGTGCCAGCTGATGCTTTCTCCCTCCCGGTCTTCATCCGTGGCCAGGAGCAACTGATCGGCGCCTTTCAGAGCATCTTTTAATTCTCGGACAATTTTCTTTTTGTCCTTCGGAACCACGTACAGCGGCTCAAATTCAGCCTCGGTGTTCACCCCGAGGTTGGCCCATTTTTGGCCCTTTGCTGCAGCAGGAATTTCGCTGGCGTTGTTAGGCAAATCCCGGACATGGCCCATGGATGCCTCGACCTTGAATCCCTTTGGAAGGAAGCCGCGAATGGTGCGGGCCTTCGTAGGGCTTTCAACGATGACGAGGGTGTGCGCCACAGGCGGCCAATAAACCGATCACCTTCTTTATCGCACCGCGGAACGTTCTGCACATCCAATCGGGCTGGATGGGCGCCGCTACAGTCGACCCAGCGCAACGAAATTCAGGCCGTCATGCCCGAGATGGGTGCTCTTCTCCTCGCCACCCAGGCCATGGCCGCCCCTGGTGAGTTGCTGAATCTTTCCTTGAACGCCTCGGCAGTCCTGCCGGAAGGGGCCGTTCTGCTGGCGATGATCGCCACGCTGTTGGTGGATCTCGCCGGCGAAAAGGTAGCTGCACGCTGGGTTCCGCCGATTTGCTACATCGGGCTAGGCAGCGCTCTCGTCCTACTGGCACTCCAATGGAATGCCCCCCTGGAACCTTCTTTCCTCGGGGCGTTTTTAGCGGACAACCTCGCCGTTGCTTTCCGCGCAGTCATTGCCACATCAACGCTGCTGTCACTACTGATCAGTTGGCGATATGCCGAAAAGAGCGGAACGCCTGTCGGCGAATACGCCGCGATTCTTTTAGCCGCGACTCTCGGGGCGATGCTCCTTTGCGGGGCAACGGATCTGGTCAGCATCTTTATCTCGCTGGAGACCCTCTCTGTCGCGAGTTACCTGCTGTCGGGATACATGAAACGCGATGCCCGCAGCTCTGAAGCGGCGCTCAAATATCTCTTGGTGGGCTCAGCAGCAGCAGCAGTATTTCTTTACGGAGCCTCGCTGCTGTACGGCCTCAGCGGCAGCACCAGCCTCGAAGTGATTGGCGTCGCCTTACAAACCAGCACCACGCCGATAGCGGCTTTGTCTTTGGTTTTTGTGCTGGCGACCGTGGCCTTCAAAATCGCAGCCGTCCCGTTTCACCAATGGACTCCCGACGTCTACGAAGGGTCACCCACTCCAGTGGTGGCCTTTCTATCGGTGGGCTCGAAAGCCGCAGGATTCGCACTGGCCTTGCGCATTTTGGTGGGCTGTTTTGGAGCCTTCGACGACCAGTGGAAGTTGCTGTTCACGGTCCTCGCCGTGCTGAGCATGACTTTGGGCAACGTCGTCGCGCTTGCACAGACGTCGATGAAGCGAATGCTGGCTTACAGCTCGATTGGCCAAGCCGGGTTCGTCATGATCGGAATGGTGTGCGGAACCGAAGATGGTTTCGCTGCCATGGTTTTGTATATGGCCGCTTATTTATTCATGAACCTTGGTGCATTTGCATGCATCATCCTGTTCTCGATTCGTACTGGTAGCGATCGAATTTCTGATTATGCAGGCCTCTATCAAAAAGATCCTCTCATTACACTTGGCCTGAGTCTTTGCTTGCTATCACTGGGAGGAATCCCTCCGATGCTGGGATTCTTTGGAAAAATCTATCTCTTCTTTGCCGGCTGGGCTAATCACGAATACTTGCTCGTAGTTGTCGGGTTGATTACATCAGTTATCTCCATTTACTACTACATCTCTGTGATCAAGATGATGGTTGTGAAGGAGCCCCATGAAGCATCTGATGTTGTCAAAAACTATCCAGATGTCGATTGGTCCCTCATGGGAATGCAGCCTCTCCGCGTTGCTCTGATCGGTTGTGTTGGCGTTACCGCCATTGGTGGAATCCTCTCCAATCCACTTTTTCAATGGGCAAACGAAGCTGTCGCTGAAACACCGTTGCTCCAACAAGCCATCGCCCTAGTCGGAGAGAGAGGTCTTGGTTGAGGCTGATCCCAAACCGATTGCTGAACTAAGCGGTGTCAGCAAAATTTATGGATCTGGCGACTTAGCCGTTAAAGCGCTTGATCAGCTCGACCTTGTTATTCGAGAAGGTGACTACCTGGCCGTAATGGGTGCCAGTGGATCCGGAAAGAGCACGGCGATGAATATTCTCGGCTGCCTCGACCGACCCACTCAAGGGAGTTATCGCCTTAATGACATGGCGATTGATCAACTGGATGACGATGCTTTAGCTGAAGTTCGAAACCGGTCATTGGGTTTTGTTTTTCAGCAGTTCCATCTCCTTCCCAATGCAACGGCCATGGACAACGTGATGTTGCCGATGATCTACGCCGGAATCGAACCGGAAGAGCGACGGGCAAGGGCACGATCCGCACTCGAGAGGGTTGGACTAGGGCAACGCTTAGACAACCGGCCAAACCAACTTTCGGGAGGCCAGCAGCAACGGGTAGCTATCGCACGGGCGATTATTAATCAGCCAAGCTTGCTCTTGGCCGATGAGCCAACGGGCGCCCTTGATTCCCAAACCACAAGAGAAGTTCTGGAATTATTCGACGAGCTGCATCAACAGGGAATCACCCTTGTACTCGTCACCCACGAAGACGACGTAGCTGCCCGAGCACGACAAATCGCTCGCTTTCAGGATGGTCGCATCCTTGAAATCAACCAATCCGATGGAGGTTTAGATCACTCCGAGGTCGATCAATCCGCGGGGGCAATCTGAACAGCAAACAAGCTCGATAGATGGATGAAGCCATGCAGAAATCGAATGGTGTACTTGCCGTAGCGATCGTTGAAGACGATCCCCGTATTCAACAACTGTTGCTTGCCGAAATCCAAGACGAAGGACACAACGGGGTGATCTTCAACTCAGCCGAAGAATTTCTAGAGAACTCCAGTGCTCAATCGTTTGATCTTGTTTTGCTTGATTTGATGCTCCCTGGCATCGATGGACTGGCTTGCTTAACAAGAATTCAAGACAAAGCCGTTCATGCATCACCGCCTCGCGTGGTGATCATGACAGCTCTCAATGACGCGACAAAAAAGCAGGAAGCTCTAATGAACGGCGCCGAAGATTACGTCATCAAACCTGATCTTTTTGAGCGTTTACCGGAACTTCTCCATCCCGCGCAGCGGGGCTAATGGGCAACGTCAGCAACGCTGTGGTGAGGGAGCCATCCATCACAGCGCTTTGCTCAAGGATCAACGTGCCCTCCCAAGCCATCACGAGTTCACGGGCTAACGCCAATCCAAGACCAGCTCCCTCAACCTGACGGCCATCGCGGCGAAGCCTTCCCCGAATAAACGGATTCAGCCAACTCTTCAGGATCGATTCCGAGACGGGAACACCGGCTCCATGGTTTGTGATCGAAATCTGAACACAGCTCTGTTGGTCCAATCGGCGCAACTGAAGCTGAATTGGATTGGTCCCATCTCCATAACGCAGGGCGTTGTCCAACAAAAGATCCAAAACCAGCAGCAGAGCATTGGGATCCAAACCCACCATGCATGGAGTGATCTCCAATTGCTCCAACCCATCGAGACCGATGGCAGGCTCCTCCAACGCCTCAGTCCAACGCTTTATGAGCGAGAGCAGATCATGCTCGCCAAATGCAAGCAGTGCTGGATCCACTTTGAGGCGAGTTAACAGCGAAAGATGCTCGATCAAACGACGAATGCGATCCACCTCCTCACCCGCCATCGCCAAGCGAGATCGTGCCGCTGAAGGCAGACCCTTGAATCGTGACAACCGCTGCAGATTGCCATTCACTATCGCGAGCGGCGTTCGTAGTTCATGGGTGAGATCAGTCATAAATCTCTGCTGCTGAATCAACGCCTGCTCATCAGGACTGAGATCACGAAACGTGAGCAGTAAAAATTGGGCCTGAATTAATTCGACCGGTCGCCAGCGCAGCAAAAGCGAAGCAGATTGTTTACCGCCGTTGAGCGCAATACGGCATCGACCTTCCCCAGACGCGTTCGGTAGG
The DNA window shown above is from Synechococcus sp. CC9902 and carries:
- the topA gene encoding type I DNA topoisomerase → MAHTLVIVESPTKARTIRGFLPKGFKVEASMGHVRDLPNNASEIPAAAKGQKWANLGVNTEAEFEPLYVVPKDKKKIVRELKDALKGADQLLLATDEDREGESISWHLLQLLAPKVPVKRMVFHEITKEAIGKALDQTRDLDMELVHAQETRRILDRLVGYTLSPLLWKKVAWGLSAGRVQSVSVRLLVQRERARRAFCSGSYWDLKAKLEQGGRGFEAKLTHVAGRRIASGSDFDESTGGLKSGANVQLLQESEARALADKVQQSPWTVDAVEEKPTVRKPVPPFTTSTLQQESNRKLRLSARETMRCAQGLYERGFITYMRTDSVHLSDQAISASRSCVQSLYGKDYLSPGPRQFSTKARNAQEAHEAIRPAGESFRTPGDTGLDGRDLALYELIWKRTVASQMAEARLTMLSVDLSSADASFRANGKRIDFPGFFRAYVEGSDDPDAALEGQEVLLPSLAIGDKPQPKDVDALGHQTQPPARFSEASLVKMLEKEGIGRPSTYASIIGTIVDRGYATIQGNALTPSFTAFAVTALLEEHFPDLVDTSFTARMENTLDEISHGKVQWLPYLEGFYKGEEGLETQVQQREGDIDPGASRTIDLEGLTCVVRIGRFGAYLESKRVSDDGEEELIKATLPREITPADLDQDQAELILKQKADGPEALGEDPETGDLVYLLFGQYGPYVQRGQVSDENPKPKRASLPKGVKPEDLKLDDALGLLRLPRLLGEHPDGGRIQAGLGRFGPYVVWDKGKSEKDYRSLKGEDDVLMVGLSRALELLAMPKRGRGGRTALKDLGKPEGSEETIQVYDGPYGLYVKQGKVNASLPEGKGAEDVTLEEAVELLAAKASAKKASRKSTAKKPAAKKPAAKKPAAKKAPATTKTGRLRASAVRVIKPGNS
- a CDS encoding NAD(P)H-quinone oxidoreductase subunit N; protein product: MPEMGALLLATQAMAAPGELLNLSLNASAVLPEGAVLLAMIATLLVDLAGEKVAARWVPPICYIGLGSALVLLALQWNAPLEPSFLGAFLADNLAVAFRAVIATSTLLSLLISWRYAEKSGTPVGEYAAILLAATLGAMLLCGATDLVSIFISLETLSVASYLLSGYMKRDARSSEAALKYLLVGSAAAAVFLYGASLLYGLSGSTSLEVIGVALQTSTTPIAALSLVFVLATVAFKIAAVPFHQWTPDVYEGSPTPVVAFLSVGSKAAGFALALRILVGCFGAFDDQWKLLFTVLAVLSMTLGNVVALAQTSMKRMLAYSSIGQAGFVMIGMVCGTEDGFAAMVLYMAAYLFMNLGAFACIILFSIRTGSDRISDYAGLYQKDPLITLGLSLCLLSLGGIPPMLGFFGKIYLFFAGWANHEYLLVVVGLITSVISIYYYISVIKMMVVKEPHEASDVVKNYPDVDWSLMGMQPLRVALIGCVGVTAIGGILSNPLFQWANEAVAETPLLQQAIALVGERGLG
- a CDS encoding ABC transporter ATP-binding protein → MVEADPKPIAELSGVSKIYGSGDLAVKALDQLDLVIREGDYLAVMGASGSGKSTAMNILGCLDRPTQGSYRLNDMAIDQLDDDALAEVRNRSLGFVFQQFHLLPNATAMDNVMLPMIYAGIEPEERRARARSALERVGLGQRLDNRPNQLSGGQQQRVAIARAIINQPSLLLADEPTGALDSQTTREVLELFDELHQQGITLVLVTHEDDVAARARQIARFQDGRILEINQSDGGLDHSEVDQSAGAI
- a CDS encoding response regulator transcription factor produces the protein MQKSNGVLAVAIVEDDPRIQQLLLAEIQDEGHNGVIFNSAEEFLENSSAQSFDLVLLDLMLPGIDGLACLTRIQDKAVHASPPRVVIMTALNDATKKQEALMNGAEDYVIKPDLFERLPELLHPAQRG
- a CDS encoding ATP-binding protein, which translates into the protein MSQSANSSDNALIQQLRQSLGMLQVAFDAATEAMLIVDAERQVHWANQAAAELLLGGVPIQLANRKLDDLMALKPEQVDAKAMAVLLDRRHPLPNASGEGRCRIALNGGKQSASLLLRWRPVELIQAQFLLLTFRDLSPDEQALIQQQRFMTDLTHELRTPLAIVNGNLQRLSRFKGLPSAARSRLAMAGEEVDRIRRLIEHLSLLTRLKVDPALLAFGEHDLLSLIKRWTEALEEPAIGLDGLEQLEITPCMVGLDPNALLLVLDLLLDNALRYGDGTNPIQLQLRRLDQQSCVQISITNHGAGVPVSESILKSWLNPFIRGRLRRDGRQVEGAGLGLALARELVMAWEGTLILEQSAVMDGSLTTALLTLPISPAARDGEVPVNAQKDQV